In Sphaeramia orbicularis chromosome 10, fSphaOr1.1, whole genome shotgun sequence, the following proteins share a genomic window:
- the LOC115427619 gene encoding microtubule-associated protein futsch-like, with amino-acid sequence MSHNYPHRQLPSDPNLRPDMGSYKPADHSHDSPAHDDFYRPAQEPPPSFASSYASSSSTGSSQASHWTMDGALNILNSCGLEPSDLSVLAELPENVLTVESLPHVLKQIKRKRGTVKPYPSPAPLSSSSSFPHSSIHQHAVREDVHPLSSTPFQYSSLDPVSRSPLSSDQVQDWQDHWRNTRTVTTSPFLPSTSRPDPPPSSSSLVVDYGHKPATSEYSATSVAMVPAPQCPTSSVKPALPSLFSQLGPTDYRPAVPSDAYNPKNQADFRPPGPEASTIGKTTKSRWDIESTSVSTGAMPSMKEAQDFHGTTPMAFPYSCSLCDITVLSERVWNKHVNGTGHADGQLNLLQKFPKWDCRMENISRADNHSEKRKDEGKFASQDSEQQPKRQTQVKTIDKGNVVCVNFPIRSVGEPYLRKLTEPFGKIEKITMFPSLGFVELGSADQANDLVKYYSSCPQTVKGQKIEFKISTTFNVQQSSQVVSFWPAPPGKNGQSDLLSICRRFGLPIYSLFLPSVAFVEMKNISEAQKLVDYYSSNELRIDNIVIRVSFSTEYKTFLGNSAAKRCEDETSSSTKRPRSSSRDRDEKLSIKRRQRSKDREEDRRFRRSRSREKSSRDEKKRSRSREKSSRDEKKRSRSREKSSRDEKKRSRSREKSSKDEKKKSTSEEKSSKDEIKKSMSEEKSSKDEKKKSTSEEKSSKDEIKKSTSEEKSSKDEIKKSMSEEKSSKDEKKKSSSEEKSSKNEEKKSASEEKSIHKEKQHISEDNSIKKTSSEDKSKKGNGSISVEKTVAAETKTKNETKAPPPRDSKPEAVEKELTEEGAMSSEEDSDIEGMEVIGEDLMEVSDEEEDAEEVNTDSAKEKRSKVKDEEASGQRKHVKEEEKVHVMKVHEKTTETNIGERDFPFDLNNCITLDEVNEDESEDEGVEVREEEMDSTSRVVYITRLPLSPYTDAEFIKLVKDYGKAERYYVARHRRLGFIQMSSPSEALKAIDGLRNRSPKFHGFTIHVHLSKKYKWLSSGWDILSDEEKEKEETTRSSRRRSTRSNEKNDLDKSKETSRKTQTGETSSKKTEKKEDSANKKSAEKETASKKTEKKEDSDNKKSIEKETTSKKTEKKEDSTNKKSAEKETTSKKTEKEEDSANIKSAEKEKASKKTEKKEDSANKKSAEKETPSKKTEKKDSDNKKSVEKETTPKKTEKKDDSDIKKSAEKEMASKKMENKETENKMCEEKDHSKKTTEKESTSKKTNEKESVSRNPPEKDTTNKKSTEKELSQKSLDEESASRKPPTELISRKSPEKALVSEKESVSEKSTEKQSKSKNPQEEKPANRTCGEQETVSEKPLEEPASTELPTKESMSKKSPEEDSLANVSSEDSGSKTNPDLSTKTTSDKTSECLESKLSSEVSSENKSKQTEQDSAIVNTPEQPTSEQAPEVDERPSNTCQKKKTRGTKRKTTQCKKKAVVPEKKTKIESVDGTDAMETELVVKEEPEDPQTDEDQKPPDCSEVEGSTPIALPGDLQTEQETAEPAEVAAEERKPSKPVGTEFVRPVVGYFCKLCQVIYADEDEAKLQHCSSLEHYNKYQEQTGKDPWTS; translated from the exons ATGTCTCACAACTACCCACACAGACAGCTGCCATCTGACCCCAACCTGCGGCCTGATATGGGAAGTTACAAACCAGCTGACCACAGCCATGACTCACCTGCCCACGATGATTTTTACAGACCTGCACAGGAGCCACCGCCTTCATTTGCTTCATCGTATGCCTCATCATCCTCTACTGGAAGTTCTCAGGCATCTCACTGGACGATGGATGGCGCTCTGAACATCTTGAACAGTTGTGGGCTGGAGCCCAGTGATTTGTCTGTGCTTGCTGAGCTTCCTGAAAACGTCCTGACTGTAGAGTCACTTCCTCATGTCCTCAAACAGATCAAAAGGAAGAGAGGGACTGTGAAGCCTTACCCTTCGCCTGCCCcgttgtcctcctcttcctcttttcccCATAGCTCCATTCACCAACACGCTGTCAGAGAAGACGTGCATCCTCTCAGTAGCACGCCTTTCCAGTACTCCTCTCTGGACCCAGTTTCACGCAGCCCTCTTTCTTCAGATCAAGTTCAGGACTGGCAGGACCACTGGCGAAATACAAGAACTGTCACCACCAGCCCCTTCTTACCCTCTACCTCCAGACCTGACCCACCACCCTCTTCTTCTAGCTTGGTGGTGGACTATGGCCATAAACCTGCCACTTCAGAGTATAGTGCGACCAGTGTAGCTATGGTTCCAGCTCCGCAGTGTCCAACCAGCAGTGTCAAACCAGCTCTGCCCTCGCTCTTCTCTCAGCTTGGTCCAACAGACTACAGACCTGCAGTTCCATCTGATGCCTACAATCCAAAAAACCAGGCAGATTTCCGCCCACCCGGCCCTGAAGCCTCTACCATTGGCAAGACAACAAAAAGCCGCTGGGACATCGAATCCACCTCTGTCTCAACCGGTGCCATGCCCTCCATGAAAGAAGCACAAGACTTCCATGGGACAACTCCAATGGCGTTTCCATACTCGTGCTCTCTGTGTGATATCACTGTGCTGTCTGAGAGG GTTTGGAATAAACATGTCAACGGAACAGGTCATGCAGACGGACAGCTTAACCTGCTGCAAAA GTTTCCTAAGTGGGACTGTCGCATGGAGAATATTAGCAG GGCTGACAATCATTCAGAGAAGAGGAAGGATGAAGGAAAATTTGCCAGTCAGGACAGCG agcAACAACCCAAAAGGCAGACTCAAGTTAAG ACGATCGATAAAGGGAATGTGGTGTGTGTGAACTTTCCTATTCGGTCTGTGGGTGAGCCATACCTGAGGAAACTCACTGAACCATTTGGAAAGATCGAGAAGATCACCATGTTTCCATCTTTA GGCTTTGTAGAGCTGGGCTCTGCTGACCAGGCAAACGACTTGGTGAAGTATTACAGCAGCTGTCCTCAGACTGTGAAAGGACAGAAGATTGAGTTCAAGATCTCGACGACCTTCAACGTCCAGCAG AGTTCACAGGTGGTGAGTTTCTGGCCAGCTCCACCCGGAAAGAATGGCCAATCAGATCTGCTCAGCATCTGCAGACGCTTTGGCCTGCCGATCTACTCTCTATTCCTGCCATCAGTG GCATTTGTTGAAATGAAAAACATCTCAGAGGCTCAGAAGCTGGTGGATTATTACTCATCCAATGAATTGAGAATAGACAACATCGTCATCAGAGTTTCCTTCTCGACAGAATACAAAACCTTCTT GGGTAATTCTGCAGCCAAAAGGTGTGAAGACGAAACCTCTTCCTCCACAAAGAGACCAAGGAGTTCCAGCAGAGACAGAGATGAGAAGTTATCCataaagaggagacagaggagtaAAGACCGAGAGGAGGACAGGAGGTTCAGGAGGAGCAGGTCTAGAGAAAAATCCAGCAGGGATGAGAAAAAGAGGAGCAGGTCTCGAGAAAAATCCAGCAGGGATGAGAAAAAGAGGAGCAGATCTCGAGAAAAATCCAGCAGGGATGAGAAAAAGAGGAGCAGATCTCGAGAAAAATCCAGCAAGGATGAGAAAAAGAAGAGCACGTCTGAAGAAAAATCCAGCAAAGATGAAATAAAGAAGAgcatgtctgaagaaaaatccaGCAAAGATGAAAAAAAGAAGAGCACGTCTGAAGAAAAATCCAGCAAAGATGAAATAAAGAAGAGCACGTCTGAAGAAAAATCCAGCAAAGATGAAATAAAGAAGAgcatgtctgaagaaaaatccaGCAAAGATGAAAAAAAGAAGAGCTCGTCTGAAGAAAAATccagcaaaaatgaagaaaagaagagcGCATCTGAAGAAAAATCTATTCACAAGGAGAAGCAGCACATTTCTGAAGATAATTCCATCAAGAAGACCAGTTCTGAAGACAAATCTAAAAAGGGAAATGGAAGCATATCTGTAGAAAAGACGGTGGCagcagagacaaagacaaaaaatg AAACTAAAGCTCCacctcccagagactccaaacctgaAGCCGTTGAGAAAGAGCTCACTGAGGAAGGAGCAAT GTCGTCTGAAGAGGATAGCGACATCGAGGGAATGGAGGTGATCGGAGAAGACCTGATGGAGGTTTCGGATGAAGAGGAAGATGCTGAGGAAGTGAACACTGACTCTGCAAAAG AAAAAAGGAGCAAGGTGAAGGATGAGGAGGCCAGTGGTCAGCGGAAACATgtaaaagaagaagagaaggtgCATGTGATGAAGGTGCATGAGAAGACAACAGAGACCAACATT GGGGAAAGAGATTTCCCATTTGACCTGAACAACTGTATCACTCTGGATGAAGTGAACGAAGACGAGTCTGAGGACGAAG GTGTGGAAGTCAGAGAAGAAGAGATG GATTCCACCTCCAGAGTGGTTTATATCACAAGACTGCCATTGTCCCCCTACACTGATGCTGAGTTTATCAAACTGGTGAAGGATTATGGGAAGGCAGAGCGCTACTATGTAGCTCGTCACCGTAGGCTG gGTTTCATCCAGATGTCCAGTCCATCTGAAGCTCTGAAAGCCATTGATGGGCTACGTAATAGATCTCCGAAATTCCATGGCTTTACTATCCACGTCCACTTATCCAAAAAGTATAAATGGCTCTCATCAGG GTGGGATATTCTATCAgatgaggagaaggagaaagaagaaACAACACGTAGCAGCAGGAGGAGAAGCACTAGATCCAACGAGAAGAATGATTTGGACAAGAGTAAAGAGACTTCCAGAAAGACTCAGACAGGGGAGACATCATCCAAAAAGACTGAAAAGAAAGAAGATTCAGCAAATAAAAAATCTGCAGAGAAAGAGACGGCATCCAAAAAGACTGAAAAGAAAGAAGATTCTGACAATAAAAAGTCTATTGAGAAGGAGACAACAtccaaaaaaactgaaaagaaagaAGATTCAACAAATAAAAAGTCAGCAGAAAAGGAAACAACgtccaaaaaaactgaaaaggaagaaGATTCAGCGAATATAAAGTCTGCAGAGAAAGAGAAGGCATCCAAAAAGACTGAAAAGAAAGAAGATTCAGCAAATAAAAAATCTGCAGAGAAAGAGACACCATCCAAAAAAACTGAGAAGAAAGATTCAGACAATAAAAAGTCTGTAGAGAAAGAGACAACGCCCAAAAAGACTGAAAAGAAAGATGATTCAGACATTAAAAAGTCTGCAGAGAAGGAGAtggcatccaaaaaaatggaaaataaag aaactgaaaataaaatgtgtGAAGAAAAGGACCACTCCAAAAAGACTACAGAGAAAGAATCAACCTCCAAGAAGACTAATGAAAAAGAATCAGTGTCCAGAAATCCTCCAGAGAAAGACACGACCAATAAAAAGTCTACAGAAAAGGAGTTGTCCCAAAAGTCTCTTGATGAGGAGTCAGCATCTAGAAAACCTCCTACAGAGTTAATTTCTAGAAAGTCTCCAGAAAAAGCATTGGTGTCTGAGAAAGAATCAGTGTCTGAAAAGTCTACTGAAAAACAGTCTAAGTCCAAAAATCCTCAAGAAGAAAAACCAGCCAATCGAACATGTGGAGAACAGGAGACAGTATCTGAAAAGCCTCTAGAAGAACCAGCATCTACAGAACTTCCAACAAAAGAATCTATGTCTAAAAAGTCTCCTGAAGAAGACTCATTGGCTAATGTTTCATCAGAAGACTCAGGGTCCAAAACCAATCCAGATTTGTCTACCAAAACCACATCTGACAAAACATCTGAATGTCTAGAGAGTAAGTTGTCTAGTGAAGTATCATCAGAAAACAAGTCCAAACAGACTGAACAGGACTCAGCTATCGTAAACACCCCAGAGCAGCCTACTTCAGAACAGGCTCCAGAAGTAGACGAAAGACCATCTAATACCTGTCAGAAGAAGAAAACTAGAGGAACAAAGAGGAAAACGACTCAATGCAAGAAGAAGGCTGTGGTTCctgagaaaaagacaaagatcgAGTCTGTAGATGGAACGGATGCGATGGAGACAGAGCTGGTGGTAAAAGAAGAGCCAGAGGATCCACAGACAGATGAAGATCAAAAACCACCAGACTGTTCAGAGGTGGAGGGTTCTACACCGATTGCACTACCAGGAGATCTACAAACTGAACAG GAAACTGCTGAACCAGCAGAGGTCGCTGCAGAAGAACGGAAACCCTCCAAACCTGTTG GTACAGAGTTTGTTCGTCCAGTTGTCGGGTATTTCTGTAAACTCTGTCAGGTGATCTACGCCGACGAAGACGAAGCCAAACTTCAGCACTGCAGCAGTCTGGAGCACTACAACAAATACCAG GAGCAAACGGGGAAGGATCCATGGACGAGCTGA